The following are encoded together in the Neomonachus schauinslandi chromosome 15, ASM220157v2, whole genome shotgun sequence genome:
- the ZFP3 gene encoding zinc finger protein 3 homolog, which translates to MGTERAEAIPKEEVSEEAEPRVAASEKLPKVVCQGREFGGARAEDAVERHSRASSDESAQQASPRGRGLASGLIACKRSPSGEKSGDSDESECICSPGPHPLTSPAGPPAAPVRACAASRHNPVENSESHKARRSPVGEKPHTCTECGKAFNQNSHLIQHLRVHSGEKPFECKECGKTFGTNSSLRRHLRIHAGEKPFACRECGKAFIQSSHLIHHHRIHTGERPYKCEECGKAFSQNSALILHQRIHTGEKPYECNECGKTFRVSSQLIQHQRIHTEERYHECLECGKAFKHSSGLIRHQKIHTGEKPYLCNECGKGFGQSSELIRHQRIHTGDKPYECNECGKTFGQNSEIIRHIRIHTGEKPYVCKECGKAFRGNSELLRHERIHTGEKPYECFECGKAFRRTSHLTVHQRIHSGEKPHQCNECARTFWDSSELLLHQKIHVGEKPYECTECEKAFGQHSQLVLHQRTHTGEKPYECQECRKTFSRSSHLLRHQSVHCAE; encoded by the coding sequence ATGGGGACTGAGCGCGCGGAGGCAATCCCCAAGGAAGAAGTTTCAGAAGAAGCCGAGCCACGCGTGGCAGCGTCAGAGAAACTTCCCAAGGTGGTTTGCCAGGGCCGGGAGTTTGGAGGCGCCCGGGCAGAAGACGCGGTGGAGAGGCACTCGAGAGCGTCCTCAGACGAGAGCGCGCAGCAGGCGTCTCCTCGGGGGAGAGGCCTGGCGTCGGGGCTGATCGCCTGTAAGAGGTCACCGTCGGGCGAGAAGTCCGGGGACAGCGACGAGAGCGAGTGCATCTGCAGCCCTGGCCCGCACCCACTCACGTCTCCGGCCGGGCCCCCAGCCGCGCCCGTCCGCGCCTGCGCCGCCTCCCGCCACAACCCCGTGGAGAACTCAGAGTCTCACAAGGCCCGGAGAAGTCCTGTGGGAGAAAAGCCTCATACGTGCACAGAGTGCGGGAAGGCCTTTAATCAGAACTCGCACCTCATCCAGCATCTGCGGGTCCACAGTGGAGAGAAGCCCTTCGAGTGCAAAGAGTGCGGGAAGACGTTTGGGACCAACTCCAGCCTGCGGAGGCACCTGAGGATCCACGCCGGGGAGAAGCCCTTCGCCTGCCGTGAGTGCGGCAAGGCCTTCATCCAGAGCTCACACCTCATCCACCATCACAGGATCCACACCGGGGAGCGGCCATACAAGTGTGAGGAGTGTGGCAAGGCCTTCAGCCAGAACTCGGCGCTCATTCTGCACCAGAGGATCCACACCGGGGAGAAGCCGTATGAGTGCAACGAGTGCGGGAAGACCTTCCGGGTGAGCTCTCAGCTCATCCAGCACCAGCGCATCCACACGGAGGAGCGATACCACGAATGCCTCGAGTGCGGCAAAGCCTTCAAGCACAGCTCGGGCCTCATCCGGCACCAGAAAATCCACACCGGAGAGAAGCCCTACCTGTGTAACGAGTGCGGGAAGGGCTTCGGCCAGAGCTCGGAGCTGATCCGCCACCAGAGAATCCACACGGGGGACAAGCCCTACGAGTGCAACGAGTGTGGGAAGACGTTCGGCCAGAACTCGGAGATCATCAGACACATTCGGATCCACACCGGCGAGAAGCCCTACGTGTGCAAggagtgtgggaaggccttccGGGGGAACTCGGAGCTTCTGAGGCACGAGAGGATCCACACCGGCGAGAAGCCCTACGAGTGCTTtgagtgtgggaaggccttcaggCGGACCTCCCACCTCACGGTCCACCAGAGGATCCACTCGGGGGAGAAGCCTCACCAGTGCAACGAGTGTGCAAGAACCTTCTGGGACAGCTCGGAGCTGCTTCTCCACCAGAAGATTCACGTCGGGGAGAAGCCATATGAGTGCACCGAGTGCGAGAAAGCCTTCGGCCAGCATTCCCAGCTTGTCCTCCACCAGAGGAcgcacacgggcgagaagccctacGAGTGCCAGGAGTGCCGGAAGACCTTCAGCAGGAGCTCCCACCTCCTCCGGCACCAGAGCGTCCACTGCGCGGAGTGA